A window of the Lactobacillus gasseri ATCC 33323 = JCM 1131 genome harbors these coding sequences:
- a CDS encoding baseplate J/gp47 family protein codes for MSPNELITEFQNKDYDYFLRKMLDAVPDNIDKREGSIIYDALAPAALVMGQQSLDMANVIKETYIKTASGEFLDYRAIEHGTSRYPATQTEAKAKVLNDKKEPLDNVQIGDKFASIGDSPIFYAVTKVNDDLTVELTAEVKGSSANSYIGQILPVTPNDLLSWAEITEITAPARDVESDDHLRARLLSSQSWIAYGGNVADYLDMTSKIDEVGAAQIYPTWNGGGTVKVVILNNDLMPASASLVQKVKNILDPEDKQAEGYGLAPIDHAVTVTAPEELIVNVDISVKLDDTKVTRYVKDSITKAVEGYFQSLRKDWADINQKLGRGYEETIYRSKILSQVMLTEGVVNAKLPSLNGRDADIDLVFNNSKSQLPVVGTVTINEQ; via the coding sequence GTGAGTCCAAATGAACTAATTACTGAATTTCAGAATAAAGATTATGACTACTTTTTAAGAAAAATGCTTGATGCTGTGCCTGATAATATTGACAAGCGTGAGGGTTCAATAATCTATGACGCTTTAGCTCCTGCTGCGTTAGTTATGGGGCAGCAATCCTTAGATATGGCTAATGTAATCAAAGAAACTTATATCAAAACAGCCTCTGGAGAGTTCCTAGACTATCGAGCAATTGAACATGGGACAAGTCGATATCCTGCTACTCAAACAGAAGCTAAGGCTAAAGTTTTAAATGACAAGAAAGAACCGTTAGATAATGTTCAAATAGGCGATAAGTTTGCCAGCATTGGCGACTCACCCATTTTTTATGCTGTGACAAAAGTCAATGATGACTTGACTGTTGAATTAACAGCAGAAGTTAAAGGTTCAAGCGCTAATAGTTATATCGGGCAGATTTTACCTGTTACTCCCAACGACTTGCTTTCATGGGCTGAAATTACAGAAATTACAGCTCCTGCAAGGGATGTAGAAAGTGACGACCACTTAAGAGCAAGATTGCTGAGTTCTCAAAGTTGGATTGCTTACGGTGGTAATGTGGCTGATTACTTAGATATGACTAGCAAGATTGATGAAGTTGGAGCTGCGCAGATTTATCCAACATGGAACGGCGGGGGAACTGTCAAGGTAGTTATCTTGAATAACGACCTAATGCCTGCTAGTGCTAGTTTAGTACAGAAAGTTAAAAATATACTTGACCCAGAAGATAAACAAGCAGAGGGTTATGGATTAGCTCCAATTGACCATGCTGTAACTGTGACTGCTCCTGAAGAATTAATTGTAAATGTTGATATTTCAGTAAAACTTGATGATACAAAAGTAACACGGTATGTGAAAGACAGCATTACTAAAGCAGTTGAGGGCTACTTCCAATCATTGAGAAAGGACTGGGCAGATATCAATCAAAAACTTGGTAGGGGTTATGAAGAAACCATATATCGTTCTAAGATCCTGTCTCAAGTTATGCTGACGGAAGGTGTGGTCAATGCTAAACTTCCATCTTTGAACGGGCGGGACGCAGACATTGACTTAGTTTTTAATAATTCCAAGTCGCAATTGCCAGTAGTCGGGACGGTGACAATTAATGAGCAATAA
- a CDS encoding DUF2577 domain-containing protein, translating into MAGEQLIKMLTERGGSDSEYSDVIYGRVISISPLKVQISNSMIIDDNFIVLGKHIGSFSMSGSLTTTEEKKGKDGEKPKTEKTTKPATFTFDNSLKVGDRVTMIRADGGQQFYLFEREGG; encoded by the coding sequence ATGGCAGGAGAACAGCTTATAAAAATGTTGACGGAACGGGGCGGTAGTGACTCTGAGTATTCCGATGTTATCTATGGACGTGTTATCAGTATTTCTCCGTTAAAGGTACAAATTTCTAATTCAATGATTATTGACGATAATTTCATTGTATTGGGAAAGCACATTGGAAGCTTTTCAATGAGTGGTAGTTTGACGACTACAGAGGAAAAGAAAGGCAAGGACGGAGAAAAGCCTAAGACAGAAAAGACCACCAAGCCTGCTACTTTTACTTTTGATAACTCTTTAAAAGTTGGCGATAGGGTAACTATGATCCGTGCTGATGGTGGTCAACAATTCTACTTATTTGAGAGAGAGGGTGGTTAA
- a CDS encoding putative phage tail protein, whose amino-acid sequence MSNKYELLNYMPDYYEGVYEMKELLKSESVTLKDLESSHLRTLLNEFVSTADAKGISLFESQLGIVPDENDTLEMRRNKVLMYVLPPRPITIRFFRDMLNNVNLPVKIDVNYGARAVVVTAKSAEMTSNQINYLKYLLNVYLPANLLYQVKILLNAAKVFDDLNLGIGNVVKAASMAKASPNQVFN is encoded by the coding sequence ATGAGCAATAAATATGAACTTCTAAATTACATGCCTGATTATTATGAGGGCGTGTATGAAATGAAGGAACTTCTTAAGTCTGAAAGCGTAACGCTAAAAGACTTGGAAAGTAGCCATTTGCGGACGTTACTAAATGAATTTGTTTCAACAGCTGATGCTAAAGGTATTTCGCTTTTTGAAAGCCAGCTAGGCATAGTTCCAGATGAAAACGATACTTTGGAAATGCGTAGAAATAAGGTCTTGATGTATGTATTACCACCAAGACCGATAACAATTAGATTTTTCAGAGATATGCTGAACAACGTTAACCTGCCAGTGAAAATTGATGTTAATTACGGTGCAAGAGCTGTTGTAGTAACTGCTAAATCAGCTGAAATGACAAGTAATCAAATTAACTATTTGAAGTATCTGTTGAATGTTTATTTGCCAGCTAATCTCTTGTATCAAGTAAAGATTTTGCTAAACGCTGCAAAGGTTTTTGATGATTTGAACTTGGGCATTGGTAACGTGGTAAAAGCAGCGAGCATGGCAAAAGCGAGTCCCAACCAAGTATTTAACTAG
- a CDS encoding XkdQ/YqbQ family protein, with protein MITKLQILKHDNGGARIGVEIKDMVKNLKWVTDLNYSAGELTFDIVNGKDPIIPAMGAIVDFAWDNKDIFWGFVFSAECTSDTTVSVKAYDFERYLKSEGSVVFQSGTLGDRYSNVCRRFGVPFHIKEQPTYRVPAEVCDGKTGFDMIKSAIDKTYSATGEMYCIVANHMYIELRRAPIPTRTLLVIDTQNTMSDYTYSESIDNAANVVQVVQKNTDNSQTKTATATSETGDDPATTSFTIASARGNTIRTWGQIVKVVNAKNKANWAQMVQQANDELKKRNVSERKLTLDCMGDTSLIAGAGANVKIKDFGKTWTNCPILKATHNFGTDYTCSLEMKVGTKWQENSL; from the coding sequence ATGATTACCAAACTTCAAATTCTAAAACACGATAATGGTGGCGCTAGAATTGGTGTCGAAATCAAGGACATGGTTAAAAATCTTAAGTGGGTAACTGACTTAAATTACTCTGCTGGAGAGCTAACATTTGATATTGTGAATGGCAAAGATCCAATAATTCCAGCGATGGGGGCAATTGTAGACTTTGCTTGGGATAATAAAGATATTTTCTGGGGTTTCGTTTTCAGTGCTGAATGCACGTCAGACACTACAGTGAGCGTTAAAGCTTACGACTTTGAAAGATATCTAAAGAGTGAAGGTTCAGTCGTCTTTCAATCAGGGACGCTTGGAGATAGATACAGTAATGTTTGCCGCCGTTTCGGTGTACCATTTCATATCAAGGAACAGCCAACTTACAGAGTGCCTGCGGAAGTTTGTGATGGTAAGACAGGATTTGACATGATTAAGAGCGCAATAGATAAGACATACTCTGCTACTGGCGAAATGTACTGCATTGTTGCTAATCATATGTATATCGAACTTAGAAGAGCGCCTATTCCTACAAGAACCCTCTTAGTTATTGATACTCAAAACACGATGAGTGATTACACTTACTCTGAGAGTATTGATAATGCTGCTAACGTGGTTCAAGTTGTTCAAAAGAACACCGATAATTCACAGACAAAAACAGCCACTGCTACTTCCGAAACTGGAGATGATCCAGCTACTACAAGTTTTACGATTGCCTCTGCTAGGGGTAATACGATTAGAACTTGGGGACAGATTGTTAAAGTGGTCAATGCCAAGAACAAAGCAAACTGGGCACAGATGGTTCAACAAGCTAATGACGAGTTGAAAAAGCGCAACGTTTCAGAAAGGAAATTAACGCTTGATTGTATGGGCGATACTTCTCTAATTGCAGGTGCTGGTGCTAACGTCAAAATTAAAGATTTTGGCAAGACTTGGACTAATTGCCCTATTTTGAAAGCAACTCATAACTTCGGGACAGATTACACTTGCAGCTTAGAAATGAAAGTAGGTACAAAATGGCAGGAGAACAGCTTATAA
- a CDS encoding DUF2634 domain-containing protein, with amino-acid sequence MVVNNSTYLRERVVNLDNEENQNPTLTFQIANGRIRNKFDGLGAMVQAVDKILKTERFVFPIYTDQYGNDLNDLLGKDLGYSKVEAERMVKEALLADERVIKVDITSINETSPNTLTLTGECQTSYGNIPIESEVSIK; translated from the coding sequence ATGGTGGTCAACAATTCTACTTATTTGAGAGAGAGGGTGGTTAATTTGGATAATGAAGAAAATCAAAATCCGACACTAACCTTTCAGATTGCTAATGGCAGAATACGTAATAAGTTCGATGGCTTAGGTGCTATGGTTCAAGCTGTAGATAAGATCTTAAAAACAGAACGTTTTGTTTTTCCAATTTATACCGATCAATATGGCAATGATTTAAATGACTTGCTTGGTAAAGACTTAGGCTATTCCAAAGTTGAAGCTGAGCGAATGGTCAAAGAAGCATTACTAGCTGATGAGCGTGTAATCAAAGTCGATATTACTAGTATTAATGAAACAAGCCCCAATACTTTAACTCTTACTGGAGAATGTCAGACTAGTTACGGAAATATACCAATAGAAAGTGAGGTAAGCATTAAGTGA